The Sporomusaceae bacterium FL31 sequence TGCGCTTTAATTCCAGCATGCCCTGAATGAGAGCTTCCGGCCGCGGGGGACAGCCCGGAATATAAACGTCGACCGGTAAAATACGATCAACACCCGGAACGACAGAATAAGAATCAGCAAACGGTCCACCCGCATTGGCACAGCTGCCCATTGCGATAACATATTTAGGCTCAGGCATTTGCTCATACAGGCGTTTGAGCGGACCCGCCATTTTCCAGGTTAACGTACCTGCTACAATTAACAAATCAGCTTGTCTGGGCGATGGCCGAAAGACTTCGTAGCCAAAACGCGATAAATCAAAACGAGCTGCAGCGGTTGCCATCATCTCCATCGAACAGCAAGCCAGCCCCGAAGACAAAGGCCATAATGAGTTACTTCTTGCCCAGTTCAGCATGACTTCAACGCTTGTCAGCAGAATGTTCTTTTTTAGCAATTCACCGCACTGCTGCTCGTTTGCTGAAGTGTGATTTACTTCCATTCCAAGGCCCCCTTTTTCCAAGCATAGCCCAATCCTACTACCAGAATGCTCAAAAATATAAACATTTCAATAAAAGCAAACATGCCTAATTGCTGAAATTCTACTGCCCAAAGATATAAGAAAATAGTTTCTATATCAAATACTACAAAGACTAATGCATACAAAAAATAGCTTGCCCGAAACCGAACCCATGTCGTACCAACCGTATCAACCCCACACTCGTATGGCAGCGATTTCTCAAGACTGGGACGACGCGGTTGAATGACATAAGACGCTCCTAACGCGATAAAGGGAAACACTAGTGCAATAACTAGCAGCAGCCCAACATGACCATAATCCTGCAACATGATTATCTCTCCCTTTTGTAATTTAGCGACCGAAACGTCGACTTGCTATGTAAAGCAGAGTCGGCCTATATCAATCCTTCTATAGTGTAACCATTTGCTACTTTGTATAATATTTCACATCATGCCTTTAGGTAAAAAAGCTGTTGACACGAACGGTCAACAGCTTAACATGATATTCCAACTTAAACAGAGTCGAACTGACTTTGATGTTTGATTAAATTGACCCCGCAACTGAAAATTATCTCCGTTGACAATCGAATGCACCACCGCCCAGACACTCCAGTAGTTTAATTTTTAATTAAAAAAAGTATCATATTGAACTAGGATAGGAAAAATTACTTATTTTATTCCGGCGATATGCATCGAATCTAGTTAGATTTTATCACAATTTCGCAGCAGTAGCAATAAAGTGTTTGTTTTTTATTACGTTAGTAATTTCACAGTGTACTTTTTGTATTTTTAATGCAGACTAAGGCATTTTTTAAGCAAAACTTGTAATTAAAAACAAACTTAAATAAGTAATTAAATAAATTATGCATAAAATTAAAAACTTCATTAAATAGCAAAATAAGCTGTCCTACTGGTCATGTAGGACAGCTTATTTTTGTTTTCTTGCTAAAAACATCCTTGTTCCGCAAGTTACCTTGTCACTTGCATACTAGTTATTATTTAGTATAACCGCTAAAATGGCTAACCCGCCCAAAGTACGCATAACTTCTTCGTGATGCTCTTTCTCCCGTTCTTGGCGCTCGCGGTATTCTCTTTCGCTTTCCGAATGACGGCGCTGCATTTCGCGCTCATGCCGCGCTCTTTCCTCTCTGATTTTCTCGTCACGATCTTTCTGGCGGCTTTCATAGCGATGGTCATTATGCCGGTCATTATGCCGTGGCGATGCTTCAATTACTGATGCCCCCAATCCCACTTGCATCAATCCGATCATGGAAAAAACAACTGCTTTCTTAACAATGCTATTCATAAACGTCTCCCCTTTACCGTTTTTATCGAAACCCCACGAATGACTATTCAGTCAACTATGGTCGCACCAAAACTTTTTGCCGGTCATTCCCCCTCTCTGGCTAAGACTTCTATATCAATAAAGAGTATTGCTGCAATGACAAGCTGTATGTAATTTGTGGATGAACTTGATAAATTAAGTATATTGTCCAACTTTTAGAATTTTTTTAGAAATTTAAGGTTTCATAGCTTAAATTTTAGAAAATTTTTCAGGCAGCAAAAAACTAGCACCTACGTTCTTGAGAAAAATACATAACTGCTTGAAATAGCGCAAATTGTATTTCCCGGAAATACATGTGCTTGTTTTTCCTTTTTTTGTCCGCTACTTGTGTATTGACAGGTTATTATTTCACCTGTTATACTGAGTTTCGTTAAGTTTATATGTTGATTTTAGGCAATGAAGCCTTCGCTAATGAGCGAGGGCTTTTTCTGTTTTTTTGGCCTTTTAACATTTTTATCACAGGAGGATTTCAAAACAATGGAACAATTAGCAAATCTAAACGCAGGCGATACGACCTTTGTCCTCATGTCTG is a genomic window containing:
- the nuoA_2 gene encoding NADH-quinone oxidoreductase subunit A, coding for MLQDYGHVGLLLVIALVFPFIALGASYVIQPRRPSLEKSLPYECGVDTVGTTWVRFRASYFLYALVFVVFDIETIFLYLWAVEFQQLGMFAFIEMFIFLSILVVGLGYAWKKGALEWK
- the nuoB_2 gene encoding NADH-quinone oxidoreductase subunit B, yielding MEVNHTSANEQQCGELLKKNILLTSVEVMLNWARSNSLWPLSSGLACCSMEMMATAAARFDLSRFGYEVFRPSPRQADLLIVAGTLTWKMAGPLKRLYEQMPEPKYVIAMGSCANAGGPFADSYSVVPGVDRILPVDVYIPGCPPRPEALIQGMLELKRKIQNPEAARMDKHE